A region from the Thiomicrospira sp. R3 genome encodes:
- a CDS encoding BrnT family toxin yields MNIEYDERKAQTNVQKHGVSFEEAQTALYDPFALVLEDGETIDEERFLLVGRSEKSRVLLVVYAYRQEDIIRIISARKATNREKVEYEKGI; encoded by the coding sequence ATGAATATAGAATATGATGAGCGAAAAGCTCAAACCAACGTTCAAAAACATGGCGTTTCTTTTGAAGAAGCGCAAACGGCTTTGTATGATCCGTTTGCGCTTGTGTTGGAGGATGGGGAAACGATTGATGAAGAGCGGTTTTTACTTGTCGGTAGAAGTGAAAAAAGCCGTGTTTTGCTTGTCGTTTATGCTTATCGGCAAGAAGATATTATTCGAATTATTTCGGCAAGAAAAGCGACAAATAGGGAGAAGGTGGAATATGAAAAAGGAATATGA
- a CDS encoding BrnA antitoxin family protein, with product MKKEYDFSNAKRATEVPHLNKLRAESQKKRITIYLDEDIVSGFKLKALEVGTGYQTEINRVLKQYLRSGGASLEEVVRMAVREELAHAKS from the coding sequence ATGAAAAAGGAATATGATTTTAGCAATGCAAAACGGGCAACCGAGGTGCCACATCTAAATAAGTTACGTGCTGAAAGCCAAAAAAAACGCATCACAATCTATCTTGATGAGGATATTGTTTCGGGCTTTAAGTTAAAGGCTTTGGAGGTTGGAACTGGGTATCAAACTGAAATCAATCGAGTGCTTAAACAATATTTGAGATCAGGAGGCGCAAGCTTAGAAGAGGTCGTTAGAATGGCTGTCAGGGAAGAGTTGGCACATGCCAAAAGCTGA